DNA from Cydia pomonella isolate Wapato2018A chromosome 14, ilCydPomo1, whole genome shotgun sequence:
GCTAATAAATCACAATACAATGAAGATACATCTTTTCGTGACGTTTGGCCTAATTGTTTGAGATAAGTGTATGCTTCATCCATACGATTTTGAGTCTCATCTAGTTTCCTTTTTTTCTTTGGGATTATTTTTGGAGTTTTGAATGCAATGTCCTGTTCTTCACTACTTTCTAAATTTTGGATTGATTCGTCACGTTCATCCTTACTGTCATCTTCACTCTCATCTGTTATCTGAAAGTAATCGAGAACGAAATATGAGACTTTTTTTGTGGTACTTgttgtctaactttttaccttTTGCTATAGCTTTCTAATTAGTCACTTGAAATATAAACTGTCTGAAAGCGAATCCGGAAGATAAAAAATTAGACATATATTAGACGTATATGGCcttatttacaataaacatattattttgttacagcTGCCACGGTCATCACACGAATGGTTGGAGATTGCAGAAGAATTTAATGGCAAGTGGAACTTCCCTCATTGTATAGGGGCACTAGATGGAAAGCATTGCGTGATGCAAAGTCCTATTCACAGTGGATCAGAATATATCAACTATAAAGGAACATTCAGCATTGTACTTTTAGCTTTGGTTGACGCTGACTACAACTTTATTTTTGTGGATTGTGGTTGCCAGGGAAGAATAAGCGACGGTGGTGTGTACAGAAACACGGAGTTCTACAAAAAACTATGTCGTTCTGAACTGGATATACCACAGCCGGATTTTTTACCATCAAAAGAAGAAAAGATGCCCTACGTTTTCGTAGCTGATAGTGCATTTGCCCTAACTGTTAACATGATGAAGCCATATGCTGGGAATCATAACAAAGGAACAAAAGAAAGAGTCTTCAACTATCGCTTGTCAAGAGCTCGACGAATAGTCGAAAACGCTTTCGGAATCATGTCTTCTGTTTTCAGAGTACTAAGGAAACCTATTCTCTTACAACCCGACAAGGTAACGGACATAGTTATGACTTGTGTCTTATTACACAACTTTCTAAGGAGATCTAAAAAATCAAGGCAAATATACACACCAGTGGGCATCTGACACTGATCATGAAGGGGTTATTCAACCCGGCTCTTGGCGAAATGACCAAGAAGGAATGAGTTCCCTACTACCACTGAGATCTTTACCAAGAAGAGCTGCTGTTACTGCCAAGAGCGTAAGAGATAAATTTGCTGAATACTTTGTAACTAATGGCGCAGTTTCGTGGCAGAATAACTATTCATAGGTTAACCAAGGCATACGGGAATCGGcctttgtacagtcagccacAGGTCAACCTACCCATTTCCGGTCGTCCTGTCATGTAAAAAAGGGTCACCTAGTTAATTACAAATACCTTGGAGAGTATGTACTCAGCTTATGTAAGCTAGCTCTTTGAATTAAAAAGTATCTGAGAACTATCTCAAGTAGTTAAATTTTCTTTCACATACTCTTTAATTAAAAGAGCTAGCTTACATAAGCTGAGTACATACTCTCCAAGGTATTTGTAGTTAACTAGGTGACCcttttttattcttataaaatataaagaataaatacgtaataagtaataaattcataattatataaGTGTAATGGGAAGATTAGACACAAATAAAAGTTACTCACCATTATTGTAGTTTTAGTCATTTTTGGTTTATATACGTCATCCAAAAATTTTGCCATTATGTCGTAGAATGGCCATTCCGGTTTATAAATATCATCGGTGCCACTACCCGTTTTCGTAGACTCCTTGATTTTAGCTTTCAGCTTTCTGTAGGTAGACatcaaattttcttttttaactcCTTGATAGGGATAGTTCCactttttaaattagtttttatccGTGACCACGCATCATGGACATCGTTCTTGTTTTTATGCTGTGGTGACGAGCTATTCCAAAGCGCTGGTTCATTTTCGTAGAGAGTTAAAAATTCGAATATTAGTTCGTTCGTCCACTCGATCATGTGTGCGTGTACGCGCACTCGCTGTCCCAGGTGAAATGAACCGACGCAGACGCGCCCCTACAGGTCGCGACAGGCACcgtcgcgccgcgccgcgccgcgccttTGAACTTACCGACTCCCGGCGGATCGAACGGGTGACGACAGGCGACCACAGGCCACATCGGATGCGACCATTCCTACTATCTGTCGGCCTGTAAAGGCGCGGTCAGATCTGTGAAACAACGGGCCGTGGGAACCCGGCtttacaatctcttctgacgttacaatccttgcaactctctcattcttttatggcgagcggtctggcctagtgggtagtggccctgcctatgaagccgatggtcccgggttcaaatcctggtatgggcatttatttgtgcgatgaacatgttttctatgtttttttttagtttatttattcactatgatttttttgaaacagggtttaacacaataagccactattgaaaacctctaaaCTGGAAACTGGAATTCAAGACCAAAAAATCTACGACAGATATGTCACTGTCAAATTTGTCAATGTCACTTTTGTCACTGTCAAATAAACTTTTCAGGTTTCGCAAAccttttttaatatgattcttTGTATACTGACTACATACGAttcaatagaatttcaaccttactTACTcaaatttaaggtttaaatGTGATCGCATTTTCGGGAAATGAGACTCTGCTTTAAATGGATCACCAAAACGCAACAATTTGGAATATATTcgatttttttgggaaaaccttacAGTTACTtacggcctggaaaagggttaaataagtattttgtaaaaaaaaattacaaatttattttcaagTCTCAACTAACATTGAGACAATTTTATTCTAAGGAACATAAACAGGataaggttgcgttgttctACCACAGTGCAGTGctgaatatttattgtattctgttttttagtatttcttgttatgGCTGCAACagaatacatcatctgtgaaaatttcaactgccatggtttatgagatacagcctaaagacagacagatggacaacTGAGTCTTGCCCTAAGCCAAAGCCCTgttacattttacttttttcagCATGCTAACTAGCATCCTAATTATGATTCTAACTTTTCtccataataaataaacttcCTAAGTGCGGTTACATTTGACTAAATTCAGTTTCCAACTCATTTAGGAAGCTAGTTAGGACAAATGTAACAGAGCCTTTAGTAATAGATTTTACCtattgggtacggaaccctaaaaacaccgcTCTAATTAGTCTAgcacttacatacatactttacaATACGAGACAAAAAGTGCAAGACATACGAGACCTCATATTAAATCACAGGAAAGGAATTTGAAAAGGTTaagtaaatgaaatattttttcaacaatttttctttattccaaCATTTCCAACTCCTCATCTCCATCACTAATGTCCGAATTACTATCAATCTCTGAATGTGATTCCGTTACATGAATAACAAATTTATCCACAACTCCAGTAATTAATCCGTCCAGTTTGCACATCTCATCTTCTACTTTTACGACATGGTCTATACAAGACTGCCACCTTTGTGGTGTCACTTCCCGGAGGCCTTCATTAAACAACTCTCTGACCTCTGCCATTTTAAAAGTCTTATTATTTCTGGCTACATGCCCCTTCACCTGAGCCCATACCAGCTCTATGGGATTCAGTTCGGAATGGTAAGGGGGCAATCttaatattgttatattgtgTGCAGCTGCCAATTCCTCCACTGCATATTTTACATGAGCAGGCTTTACCTTGGCAACAATTCCCATCAATTTTTCTTTCGTCAATTTCTCTTCatgaacaatgttttttttcttcagcCAATCTATAATTTCAGCTTTCTTCCATTTATTGATAGGCCCTGATTCTATTTTCCGGGAGTGATAAGGGGCATTGTCTATGACTAACActgcatttgtttttaatttgggcAGTATACCCCTAAGCCATTTTCTATTTTCCGGGAGTGATAAGGGGCATTGTCTATGACTAACActgcatttgtttttaatttgggcAGTATACCCCTAAGCCATTCTTCAAAGTGTTCAGAGTTCATTTCTTGGTGATAatcttctgtatttttttttgactcAAACAGTAGGAGTCCTTCCAAGAAGCCGTCCTCACTGCCAATATGACTTATTATTAGTCTTCTACCCTTTCTGCTTGGTGCCCGTAGCCCTGTTGAAAGACCCTCCATGAATGCTTGTCGCGATGACTGGATCTGAGTATCTTGCCAAACCTTTGATTGCGTATGCCCTGAAATGACAACAAttaagactttaaaaacattataataaaaattaataattaagacacagcaagtagatttttttcaaataacatCTATTTAAGTATGAGACTGCTATATTTTTACGCATTATTTGCTGTATCTTGTCAAAAACCCTAATTAACCTACTACTTTCTGTgaacatacatatgtatttatttgtagtagTATAtactatgtaattttttttcttgttcttTTCACTAAACAACATTTTACAACTaatttacaaagaaaaatatttacaattctaaaactaatgtaatgaaaatatttgaaCTTAGTAGGCAGCATTGCAACCACCAGTCAggtcattaaaaatacaaaaaccagccaagtgccAGTCGGACTCGaacatgaagggttccgtaacattataaaaacaagcaaaaaaatcacatttgttgtatgggaccccattaaatatttatgtttttctgATTTTAGTATTTCTAGttaaagcggcaacagaaatacttcATTTGAGAAAATTTCGACTGTCTAACTCCCACAGTTTATGAGACAGCCTGGTGACCGatggacagacagcggagtatTGGTAATAGGgtccgttttaccctttaggtatggaaccctaaaaaataaatataataactcACCTTCGTTAACCCAGGTCTCATCTTGATAATATATGGGTCTTTCTTCCAGCCGATACTGCTTTATCTTCTGCAAGTAACGTTATAGAAGGTTCTTGGCGAAGAGAAGTTGCTCCTCATGGcatgttgaatttacaacctatTGCAAGACACCCACCACTAGCTGCAGCGGTCGTAAGAGATCACTTCGCTGAACATTTTAGTAGTCCAGAAGGCAGTGTGCCATGGCAAAATTCTCACGCAGAAAGATAGTACCCACTGAATACAAGGAAAGTATTCCATGTAGAAATTTAAAAACCGcagacgattttttaaaataaatattttgcattCAAAATAGATGGTCTCATATTCAGTCAATCGTATGCTAATCTTATGTCTATCAAACATCcgcttttttcttaaataatgtaGACAATATACAACAGACGTCGTGGAGCCAATTTGTCTACATAACATGTGATAAGAAGCTATACGTCACTTTGTTTGCAAGTAGATTAAaacttattcaaaataattgtcCAAGAACCGTAGGATTTTCACAGTTATACTCAGCGGAGCTCTGGTTGTCTCCAGGAATTGGTGGATGTTGCCAATCCCGACGATCCACTGGAACAAAAGATGCAAATTAGCATCTAGATATAACTAGAAGTGTCTTGATCAGTCATCTAGGTACTTACATGAAGAATACTTCGACCGGTTCTGATGTGGCGGTCTACTACCCTCCAGGGCAGGATATTCAGCATCCAGTGGACGTCATCGATGTCAAAATCCCAGAGGACAACCAGGAAAGGGTCCAAGAACGGGAAGTCCTTCATGGTTTCTCCTGTGACCATTTCGCGAGGAATAAACGGCAGGTTTACTAGTTCTTGAGGACTCAGCTGGTGCGCGTTCAGGTAAAGTCTGACTCCATGGAGAATTAGATCTTCTTC
Protein-coding regions in this window:
- the LOC133525134 gene encoding uncharacterized protein LOC133525134; this translates as MCDDTERMAACAAAVVLFSGQLLINQAKRKQKKRRWWVSSFNKSRSRYNATDMLSDFVREPSKTFENFCRMSQDDFTFLLNKIGPHISKIDTNMRQCIPTQARFAIALRFLATGDSYKSLSYLFKVSIQTVSRCVDDVCKAIMQELREEIKLPRSSHEWLEIAEEFNGKWNFPHCIGALDGKHCVMQSPIHSGSEYINYKGTFSIVLLALVDADYNFIFVDCGCQGRISDGGVYRNTEFYKKLCRSELDIPQPDFLPSKEEKMPYVFVADSAFALTVNMMKPYAGNHNKGTKERVFNYRLSRARRIVENAFGIMSSVFRVLRKPILLQPDKVTDIVMTCVLLHNFLRRSKKSRQIYTPVGI